One window of Mucilaginibacter inviolabilis genomic DNA carries:
- a CDS encoding 4'-phosphopantetheinyl transferase family protein, translated as MCLIKVHIKYQDDINWQNGAHCDYKLKDGQVDVWRIRISSNLVFIDDFFKVLLPDEIIRANRYVQKKDKLRFVVSRGALRCLLSKYTNQPPTTIKFVISANKKPHIHQQNLKYNVSHAGDWVLIAISNTEVGVDTEEIDHSFSYKEILADYFSKDEINYIAHQGSSNSFFLLWTRKEALTKATAIGLDNNLKHIPSLNGDHELDGGILASCGNWKMNSFKTDENNMASLATEITAGHTMYWDVNFENFLPGFKQSVL; from the coding sequence ATGTGTTTAATTAAAGTTCATATCAAATATCAGGATGACATTAATTGGCAAAACGGGGCGCATTGTGACTATAAATTAAAAGATGGACAGGTTGATGTCTGGCGTATCCGAATCAGTTCTAACCTGGTATTTATTGATGATTTTTTTAAAGTACTGTTACCCGATGAAATAATAAGGGCTAATCGTTATGTGCAAAAAAAAGACAAGCTCCGGTTTGTGGTAAGTCGTGGTGCATTGCGTTGCTTATTAAGTAAATATACCAACCAACCTCCCACCACAATTAAATTTGTAATCAGCGCAAATAAAAAACCCCATATACATCAACAAAATTTAAAGTATAATGTATCACATGCCGGTGATTGGGTTTTAATTGCCATATCAAACACCGAAGTGGGTGTTGATACCGAAGAAATAGATCACTCCTTTAGTTATAAGGAGATCCTCGCTGATTATTTCAGTAAAGATGAGATCAATTACATTGCTCATCAGGGCTCCAGTAATAGTTTTTTTTTACTTTGGACACGTAAAGAAGCCTTAACCAAGGCAACAGCCATTGGTTTAGACAATAACCTGAAACATATCCCCAGTTTAAACGGCGATCATGAATTAGACGGTGGCATATTAGCCTCATGTGGTAATTGGAAAATGAACAGTTTTAAAACCGACGAAAATAATATGGCAAGCCTGGCTACCGAAATAACAGCCGGGCATACGATGTACTGGGATGTTAACTTCGAGAATTTTTTACCGGGCTTTAAACAATCCGTACTTTAG
- a CDS encoding glycosyltransferase family 2 protein, whose product MTLQKLSIIIPAYNEGNTIHLILDKIKEVNLINDIQKEIIIVNDCSKDNTELAIASYQQTNPDLNIQYFKHEVNKGKGAALHTGISKATGEYLIIQDADLEYDPAEYNDLLKPVVSGFADVVYGSRFMGSNPHRILFFWHTIGNRWLTFASNMFSNLNLTDMETCYKLFNTQMIQGISLTEKRFGFEPEVTIKVSRIPKIRIYEVGISYYGRTYEEGKKIGWKDGVRAIFCILKYGLFKAR is encoded by the coding sequence ATGACATTACAAAAATTATCAATTATCATCCCTGCTTATAACGAAGGTAACACGATACATTTGATTTTGGATAAAATTAAAGAGGTAAACCTTATAAATGATATCCAGAAAGAGATTATTATTGTGAATGATTGTTCAAAAGACAATACCGAGCTGGCCATAGCCAGCTATCAGCAAACCAATCCAGACCTTAATATACAATATTTTAAGCATGAGGTAAACAAAGGCAAAGGGGCCGCATTGCATACCGGTATATCAAAGGCGACTGGAGAGTACCTTATTATTCAGGATGCTGATCTTGAATATGATCCGGCGGAGTATAATGACTTGTTAAAACCGGTAGTTTCTGGTTTTGCTGATGTTGTTTATGGTTCAAGGTTTATGGGGAGTAACCCACACCGGATATTGTTTTTCTGGCACACGATAGGTAACAGATGGCTTACGTTCGCTTCTAATATGTTTTCCAACTTAAACCTTACGGATATGGAAACCTGTTATAAGTTATTTAACACCCAAATGATACAGGGTATTTCGCTTACCGAAAAACGTTTTGGCTTTGAGCCGGAGGTTACCATAAAAGTATCGCGCATTCCTAAGATCAGGATATATGAAGTTGGTATATCTTATTATGGTCGTACTTACGAAGAGGGAAAAAAAATAGGATGGAAAGATGGGGTAAGGGCGATATTCTGTATACTAAAGTACGGATTGTTTAAAGCCCGGTAA
- the pbpC gene encoding penicillin-binding protein 1C, with amino-acid sequence MQAVLEHVKIYLKKPKVIFILIFLTVLTLLFWFCLPNPLFKSPTSYVIDDSNGQLLGASIATDGQWRFPYNDSVPYKFKQCIIAFEDKRFEHHPGFDPLAFGRAIKQNISSKKVTSGGSTLTMQVIRLATRHKRSIWNKFLEIFMALRLELTHSKNEVLALYASNAPFGTNVIGLDAASWRYFGRGPDKLSWGEMAAMAVLPNSPSLVHPGRNRLILLKKRNLLLQRLYRNRIIDSTTRALAELEPVPDRPVPLPQQAPHLLQRFKNDHQHHPDGDTRLQTSINSALQQQVNDILEQHHQVLKANDINNIAAIVLDVETGATLAYAGNIAHREDPQMESDVDVIDAPRSPGSTLKPLLYASMLHSGLILPNSLLPDVPTLIAGYHPENFDLGYDGAVPASRALSRSLNVPAVKMLQQFKYERFYDFLQKAGITTLTKPADHYGLSLILGGGENTLWELSGAYADMARVLNHYDRYHGQYNPADYHSPVYSVPEKPIKPNLEKTGLLDAASIYYTFQAMEEVMRPGEEMLWQQFSSTQRVAWKTGTSFGFRDGWAIGITPRYVVGVWVGNTDGEGRPGLTGINTAAPALFEIFRLLPVSRDWFPMPVSEMVKIKVCHQSGYRAGQYCDNTDDMLVPKSGLKAPVCPYHKLIHLSADSQYQVNGNCESPDNIVNKNWFVLPPSMEYYYKARDYQYHVLPPFKSGCSQAENGNAMEVIYPKDDAKIYVPLEADGSRGRMICNAAHRVPGMKIFWHLDDQYVGETQDFHQMSLNPPPGKHILTLVDGNGNTINIGFEILSK; translated from the coding sequence ATGCAAGCCGTACTAGAACACGTCAAAATTTACTTAAAAAAACCAAAAGTAATATTTATACTCATATTCCTGACTGTTTTAACTCTGCTATTTTGGTTTTGTTTGCCAAATCCTTTATTTAAAAGTCCAACATCTTATGTTATTGATGATAGCAATGGACAATTACTGGGTGCTTCTATTGCTACAGATGGTCAGTGGCGTTTTCCATACAACGATAGTGTGCCCTATAAATTTAAACAATGTATCATTGCTTTTGAGGACAAACGTTTTGAACATCATCCAGGTTTCGATCCTCTGGCCTTTGGCCGGGCCATAAAACAAAATATCTCATCCAAAAAAGTAACCAGCGGTGGCAGCACCCTCACCATGCAGGTTATCAGGCTGGCTACCAGGCACAAGAGAAGCATCTGGAACAAGTTTTTAGAGATATTCATGGCATTGAGATTAGAGCTTACACACAGTAAAAATGAGGTATTGGCGCTCTATGCCAGCAACGCGCCCTTCGGTACCAACGTAATAGGTTTGGATGCGGCTTCCTGGCGATACTTTGGAAGAGGGCCGGATAAATTATCCTGGGGTGAGATGGCAGCTATGGCTGTTTTACCTAATTCACCGTCACTGGTACATCCCGGCAGGAACAGATTGATACTGCTCAAAAAACGAAACCTACTACTTCAGCGACTTTATAGAAATAGGATTATAGACAGCACTACAAGAGCCCTGGCCGAACTGGAGCCTGTACCTGATCGTCCGGTTCCTCTGCCGCAACAAGCACCTCACCTGCTTCAACGTTTTAAAAACGATCATCAACATCATCCAGATGGAGATACCCGATTGCAAACCAGTATAAACTCAGCATTACAACAGCAGGTTAATGACATTTTAGAGCAGCATCACCAGGTTTTAAAAGCTAATGATATCAATAATATTGCCGCCATTGTTTTAGATGTAGAAACCGGGGCTACGCTGGCTTATGCGGGTAACATAGCTCATCGGGAAGATCCGCAGATGGAAAGTGATGTTGATGTGATTGACGCACCACGAAGCCCAGGCAGTACCTTAAAACCTTTATTATATGCATCGATGTTACACAGCGGTTTGATATTACCTAATAGTCTGCTGCCAGATGTACCTACATTAATAGCAGGTTATCACCCAGAAAATTTTGACCTGGGTTATGATGGGGCAGTACCGGCATCCCGGGCGCTATCCCGATCATTAAATGTACCTGCTGTAAAAATGCTACAGCAATTTAAATACGAGCGTTTTTATGATTTTCTGCAAAAAGCGGGTATTACCACCTTAACAAAGCCGGCAGATCATTATGGGCTTTCATTAATATTAGGTGGTGGCGAAAATACCTTATGGGAGTTAAGCGGGGCCTATGCCGATATGGCTCGGGTACTTAATCACTATGATAGATACCATGGTCAATATAATCCGGCTGATTATCACAGCCCTGTTTATAGCGTGCCTGAAAAGCCTATAAAACCAAATCTGGAGAAGACAGGGTTATTGGATGCAGCATCTATATATTACACCTTTCAAGCTATGGAAGAAGTAATGCGCCCTGGTGAAGAAATGCTGTGGCAACAGTTCAGCTCTACCCAACGTGTAGCCTGGAAAACTGGCACCAGCTTTGGCTTTCGTGATGGGTGGGCAATAGGCATTACGCCCAGATATGTGGTTGGCGTATGGGTTGGTAACACCGATGGTGAAGGCAGGCCAGGATTAACAGGTATTAATACCGCCGCTCCTGCCCTCTTTGAAATCTTTAGGTTATTGCCTGTATCTCGCGATTGGTTTCCAATGCCCGTAAGCGAAATGGTCAAAATAAAAGTGTGCCATCAAAGTGGCTACCGGGCCGGACAATATTGCGATAACACCGATGATATGCTGGTACCTAAATCAGGGCTTAAAGCGCCAGTTTGCCCCTATCATAAGCTAATACATTTATCTGCAGATAGCCAGTACCAGGTGAACGGTAATTGCGAATCGCCCGATAATATCGTAAATAAAAATTGGTTTGTGCTACCACCATCAATGGAATACTATTATAAGGCAAGGGATTATCAATATCATGTATTACCACCGTTTAAATCAGGTTGTTCACAGGCTGAGAATGGTAACGCTATGGAAGTAATATATCCTAAAGACGATGCTAAAATATACGTACCACTAGAAGCCGACGGCAGCCGGGGCCGGATGATCTGTAATGCAGCACATCGTGTCCCAGGTATGAAAATATTCTGGCATCTGGATGATCAATACGTTGGCGAAACACAGGATTTTCACCAAATGTCACTAAATCCGCCACCCGGAAAACACATACTTACTCTGGTTGATGGAAATGGAAATACCATAAATATAGGCTTTGAGATATTAAGCAAATAA
- a CDS encoding RNA polymerase sigma factor, whose translation MNLSKKQAEKLVKGCINNNRTAQEALYKLFHADMLRVCYSYLPDKELAKEAFNTGFLKAFQSIKNFDIEKGELGGWIRKIMIYTAIDLCRKELKFNVKSLDERDSDDYLISPSALEKLYFEDILKNIRTLPFATQTVFNLSVLDGFTHKEISEQLNISEGTSRWHLAEAKRKLRELLEALATDSNKSKERSEKAK comes from the coding sequence ATGAATCTTTCTAAAAAACAGGCTGAAAAGCTGGTAAAAGGCTGCATTAACAACAACCGCACGGCCCAGGAAGCTTTGTACAAGCTTTTTCATGCCGATATGCTGCGGGTGTGCTATAGCTATTTGCCTGATAAAGAGCTTGCCAAGGAAGCTTTTAATACAGGATTTCTTAAAGCTTTCCAATCCATAAAAAATTTTGATATCGAAAAAGGTGAATTAGGCGGATGGATCAGGAAGATTATGATCTATACGGCCATTGATCTATGTCGTAAAGAACTAAAATTTAATGTTAAAAGTCTCGACGAGCGGGACTCAGATGATTACCTTATCAGCCCGTCTGCATTAGAGAAATTGTATTTTGAGGATATTCTAAAAAATATCAGGACCCTACCCTTTGCTACTCAAACCGTCTTTAACTTATCTGTACTCGATGGTTTTACACACAAGGAAATAAGCGAACAGTTAAACATTAGCGAAGGGACGTCGCGCTGGCATTTAGCCGAAGCAAAAAGAAAGTTAAGAGAACTGCTGGAAGCGTTGGCAACAGATAGCAACAAGTCCAAAGAAAGGAGTGAAAAAGCAAAATGA
- a CDS encoding PorT family protein — MKNSLNYLNLWQKKRNELPVSDEPQQDWLAMQALLDAHLPNPTVKHNAASKITKAIKASKTWSIISVTLPAAVLICVLAYVYIIKPKHIDQPKKHKKQEVITHKDSLQKLSSDSLNKTDTVLFKNDSTSAIKGLSDTADNKNELTNTRKLDSPVSSSKPYITSSSNTTQNNRNATLVMNNNNKRAFLVNGIHAFSGTTTGQTVNHKQSNKTKMSVPAASFYTQGINPTDLNNNKTLLLASNSYITQHLINNSDSVFYDRNSFFNSYTANNILATKGGNTQNNSVVDLITKDHKKINALSTRIKDKNPKTRSVNNKINISIPSNIDYGILLGVNASNSFTPKAQNSNFYGSLPVDMYAGLYGTYNFNDKLAIGIQVKGLNPLRFNGSYTHHNESKIDTNQTLSINDSRKAYFVNIPLHLVYHITPNIHVKGGPVIQIPVKQINGTSNYQTSKAKKDTLGYYNTVTDKINATRYEQKINLGFSGGISLQYQRWMLEATYNKSFKGYLVTSDLGSYNTNPGSVQISIGFQLNKTKK, encoded by the coding sequence ATGAAAAATTCATTGAACTACCTTAATCTTTGGCAGAAAAAGAGAAATGAGTTGCCTGTGAGTGATGAACCCCAACAGGACTGGCTGGCTATGCAAGCTCTTTTGGATGCTCATCTGCCTAATCCTACAGTAAAACATAATGCAGCTTCGAAAATAACTAAAGCTATAAAAGCGTCAAAAACATGGTCGATCATATCCGTTACCCTACCGGCAGCAGTATTGATTTGTGTTTTAGCTTATGTGTATATCATCAAACCAAAACACATAGATCAGCCAAAAAAACATAAAAAGCAGGAAGTAATCACCCATAAAGACAGCTTGCAAAAACTCAGCTCAGATTCTTTAAATAAAACAGATACCGTACTGTTTAAAAATGATAGTACTTCTGCAATTAAAGGACTATCTGATACTGCTGATAATAAAAATGAACTAACAAACACCAGAAAATTAGATTCACCTGTTTCATCAAGCAAGCCTTATATAACATCGTCATCAAATACCACTCAAAATAATCGTAATGCTACCCTCGTTATGAATAATAATAACAAGAGAGCTTTCTTAGTAAATGGCATTCATGCGTTCTCTGGCACCACCACCGGACAAACAGTCAATCATAAGCAGTCAAATAAAACTAAAATGAGTGTACCAGCCGCTTCCTTTTATACCCAGGGTATTAATCCAACTGATCTAAACAACAATAAGACACTCCTATTAGCCTCAAACAGTTATATAACACAACACCTGATCAATAATTCAGATAGTGTTTTTTATGATCGTAACAGTTTTTTTAATTCGTATACCGCAAATAATATATTAGCAACAAAAGGCGGCAATACGCAAAATAATAGTGTTGTAGATCTGATCACAAAAGATCATAAAAAGATAAATGCGTTAAGTACACGGATAAAGGATAAAAATCCAAAGACAAGATCCGTAAATAACAAGATCAACATTTCAATCCCGTCAAATATTGATTATGGGATCCTACTTGGTGTAAATGCATCCAATAGCTTTACCCCTAAAGCCCAAAACAGTAATTTTTATGGAAGCCTGCCGGTTGATATGTATGCTGGCCTATATGGCACTTACAATTTCAATGATAAACTGGCTATCGGTATACAAGTAAAAGGCCTAAATCCATTGCGCTTTAATGGGTCGTATACCCACCACAACGAAAGTAAAATAGATACCAATCAAACGTTGAGTATAAATGATTCACGAAAAGCTTATTTTGTAAATATACCCTTGCATCTTGTTTACCATATTACGCCTAACATTCACGTTAAAGGTGGACCGGTTATCCAAATACCGGTGAAACAAATTAATGGCACCAGCAATTATCAAACATCAAAAGCCAAAAAAGATACATTGGGATATTACAATACGGTAACTGACAAAATAAACGCCACCCGGTATGAGCAGAAAATTAATTTAGGCTTTTCAGGAGGTATTAGCCTACAGTATCAACGTTGGATGTTAGAAGCTACTTATAATAAAAGTTTCAAAGGCTATCTGGTAACATCCGATTTGGGTAGTTACAACACAAATCCGGGTTCTGTTCAAATCTCTATTGGCTTTCAACTCAATAAGACTAAAAAGTAG
- a CDS encoding 3'-5' exonuclease, translating into MLEQYDLHNLMVIDIETVPQYSSHDQVPEHLQKLWERKSQNIRKDESAENYYTNAGIWAEFGKIICISVGIFTGGKDIGLRIKSFAGHDEKDLLTRFSTLLFSQPSNLVLCAHNGKEFDFPYICRRLLINGLPFPHQLQLAGKKPWEIVHIDTMELWKFGDYKNYTSLNLLTAIFDIPTPKDDIDGSMVGDVYWNLNQLDRICTYCQKDVIATAQLLRRYRGEELIKDELITLIGQ; encoded by the coding sequence ATGCTTGAACAGTATGATCTGCATAATTTAATGGTAATTGATATTGAAACTGTGCCCCAATACAGTTCACATGATCAGGTGCCAGAACATCTTCAAAAATTATGGGAACGCAAGAGTCAAAACATTCGTAAGGATGAAAGCGCTGAGAATTATTACACCAATGCTGGGATCTGGGCTGAGTTTGGCAAGATCATTTGTATATCTGTTGGCATATTTACCGGCGGCAAAGATATTGGTTTAAGAATAAAATCATTTGCCGGCCACGATGAAAAAGATCTGCTCACCCGGTTTTCAACATTATTATTTAGCCAACCGTCAAACTTGGTTCTATGCGCGCATAATGGTAAAGAATTCGATTTCCCTTACATCTGTCGTAGATTGTTGATCAATGGGCTGCCGTTTCCGCATCAGTTACAATTAGCCGGGAAAAAGCCATGGGAAATTGTACATATTGATACCATGGAACTTTGGAAATTTGGGGATTATAAAAACTACACTTCTCTAAATCTGCTTACCGCAATTTTTGATATCCCAACCCCAAAAGACGATATTGATGGTAGTATGGTTGGCGATGTTTATTGGAATCTGAACCAGCTTGATCGTATATGCACTTATTGCCAAAAAGATGTAATAGCTACAGCACAACTATTAAGACGCTATCGGGGCGAAGAATTGATAAAAGATGAATTGATTACCCTAATAGGTCAATAA
- a CDS encoding ABC transporter ATP-binding protein, with protein MLQVNDLSISFKTANGLFKAVKNISFSLKKGETIGIVGESGSGKSVTSLALMRLLNADQTVVNGEVLLNDTRLFDLPEADMRHIRGNRMAMIFQEPMTSLNPVLTCGFQLTEAIKLHLGLSNAEAKQKTIELFNEVQLPRPEAIFDSYPHQISGGQKQRVMIAMALSCNPEILIADEPTTALDVTVQKAIIELLLNLKSTRCRSLIFISHDLGVIREIADRVLVMYKGQIVEEATVTDLFNNPQHAYTKGLLACRPSPDQHLKKLPVIADFFDAGGSPDTQSATIESIRAKYSYSEKEITDRKKELYQQQPLLKIDKLSTWFPINPGLLGPSGHVVKAVNNVSLEVYPGETLGLVGESGCGKTTLGRTILRLIEPTHGTVSFEGTDLGSLKKDALREIRRDIQIIFQDPYSSLNPRLTVGQSLMEPLQVHQFYSNDTQRKQKVLELLQRVNLLPEHFNRYPHEFSGGQRQRIVIARALALQPKFIICDESVSALDVSVQAQVLNLIRELQQEFKLTYIFISHDLAVIKHISDRMVVMNKGEIVETGYPDDIYYRPQQDYTKRLIASIPQG; from the coding sequence ATGTTACAGGTAAACGATCTCTCTATTAGTTTTAAAACAGCTAATGGCTTATTCAAAGCGGTAAAAAACATATCATTCAGTTTAAAAAAGGGTGAAACTATTGGTATTGTAGGCGAATCCGGTTCAGGAAAATCGGTAACATCACTCGCACTGATGCGTTTGTTGAATGCCGATCAAACTGTAGTTAACGGTGAGGTATTATTAAATGATACCCGTTTGTTCGACCTGCCCGAAGCTGATATGCGCCACATTCGTGGCAACCGTATGGCTATGATTTTTCAGGAACCTATGACTTCGCTCAATCCGGTGCTTACTTGCGGCTTTCAGCTTACAGAGGCCATTAAGCTTCATTTGGGACTGAGCAATGCCGAGGCTAAACAAAAAACCATAGAGTTATTTAACGAGGTACAATTGCCTCGTCCCGAAGCCATATTCGACAGCTACCCGCATCAAATATCCGGCGGACAAAAACAAAGGGTAATGATAGCGATGGCCTTGTCCTGTAACCCTGAAATATTAATAGCAGATGAACCAACCACAGCGCTTGACGTGACCGTTCAAAAAGCCATTATCGAGCTATTGTTAAACCTGAAAAGTACACGCTGCAGGAGCCTGATATTCATCTCACATGATTTGGGTGTGATAAGGGAAATTGCAGACCGCGTTTTGGTGATGTACAAAGGACAGATAGTTGAAGAAGCTACAGTAACCGATCTATTCAACAATCCGCAACATGCTTACACCAAAGGCTTATTGGCCTGCAGACCATCTCCTGATCAGCATTTAAAGAAACTGCCCGTCATCGCCGACTTTTTTGATGCCGGAGGTTCCCCGGATACTCAATCGGCCACTATCGAAAGCATCCGTGCAAAATATAGCTATAGTGAAAAAGAAATTACTGATCGTAAAAAGGAGCTTTATCAGCAACAGCCTCTATTAAAAATTGACAAACTCTCTACTTGGTTTCCTATTAATCCGGGCTTATTAGGTCCATCGGGCCATGTAGTAAAGGCAGTAAATAACGTAAGCCTGGAGGTTTATCCCGGTGAAACATTAGGTCTGGTAGGCGAATCGGGCTGCGGTAAAACCACTCTGGGCCGTACTATTTTGCGGCTTATTGAACCCACCCATGGCACTGTAAGTTTTGAAGGCACAGACCTGGGCAGTTTAAAAAAAGATGCACTCCGTGAGATTCGCCGGGATATCCAGATCATTTTCCAGGATCCTTATTCTTCGTTAAATCCACGGTTAACCGTTGGGCAATCCTTAATGGAGCCCTTGCAAGTGCACCAGTTTTATAGCAACGATACCCAGCGTAAGCAAAAAGTGCTGGAACTGCTGCAACGGGTAAATCTTTTGCCGGAGCATTTTAACCGCTACCCGCATGAGTTTTCGGGCGGGCAAAGGCAGCGCATTGTTATAGCCCGTGCGTTGGCCCTGCAACCCAAATTCATTATTTGTGACGAATCGGTCTCCGCGCTCGACGTATCTGTACAGGCCCAAGTATTGAATCTCATCCGCGAGTTGCAGCAGGAGTTTAAGCTTACCTACATCTTCATCTCGCATGACCTGGCTGTTATAAAGCATATATCCGATCGTATGGTGGTTATGAACAAAGGCGAAATTGTTGAAACCGGCTATCCTGATGATATTTATTATCGCCCGCAACAGGATTATACCAAACGGCTGATAGCATCCATTCCTCAAGGATAA
- the rnr gene encoding ribonuclease R — translation MSKKKNNSSIVQVLTQMVLDIFEQNGNTPLNYKQVSAKLNVRDPEAREIIFDILKDEAKKSVLKELSPGKFQLLELKTFVEGKVDLTNDGSAFIVTDDEFESDIFVAPRKLRNALNGDRVKVYVYAKSKGKHKEGEVIEIIQRAKMEFTGVVKLSERFAFFIPDDRKMMHDIFIPISELNGAKNGIKAVAEITDWPTEAKNPIGRIKHVLGAQGENDTEMNAILAEYGFPLSFPAEVEHEAEAISGVISEHEIAKRRDFRNITTFTIDPFDAKDFDDALSFKQLDNGNYEVGVHIADVSHYIAPDSALDKEALERATSVYLVDRVIPMLPERLSNGLCSLRPKEEKLCFSAVFELDENAYVINEWYGKTVIYSDRRFTYEEVQEVIENKAGEFVDEILKLNALAYKLRERKFKNGAISFEATEIKFKLDEHGKPTGVYVKERKDAHKLIEDFMLLANRKVAEHVSKMGKGKHKYTFVYRAHDSPKPDALANFAQFAARFGYKVNTKSDKETAKSLNFLMEDVEGKKEQNVLTQLAIRSMAKAIYTTKTSSHYGLAFDHYTHFTSPIRRYPDVMVHRLLFHYLNGGQSANAEHYEKLCSHSSQMEKKAADAERASIKYKQAEYLKDQVGNMFTGIISGVTEWGMYVEIIENKCEGMIRLRDISDDFYTLDEKNYAIIGQRKKKIYQLGDEVQIRVKNVDLTKKQIDFSLVQD, via the coding sequence ATGTCTAAAAAGAAAAACAATTCTTCTATAGTTCAGGTGCTAACTCAAATGGTGCTTGATATATTTGAACAAAACGGTAATACACCGTTAAACTATAAACAAGTTTCTGCTAAACTAAACGTTCGTGACCCGGAAGCCCGGGAAATTATATTCGATATATTAAAAGACGAGGCCAAAAAATCAGTATTAAAAGAACTTTCACCCGGTAAATTTCAACTACTGGAATTAAAAACATTTGTTGAGGGTAAAGTTGATCTTACTAATGATGGTTCGGCATTTATTGTTACGGATGACGAATTTGAAAGTGACATCTTCGTTGCTCCCCGTAAACTACGCAATGCCTTAAACGGCGATCGCGTTAAGGTATACGTATACGCCAAGAGCAAGGGAAAACACAAAGAAGGCGAGGTTATTGAAATCATCCAAAGGGCTAAAATGGAGTTTACCGGTGTGGTAAAACTATCGGAGCGCTTCGCGTTCTTTATTCCTGATGATCGTAAAATGATGCATGATATCTTTATCCCTATCAGCGAATTGAATGGCGCTAAGAACGGGATAAAAGCTGTCGCCGAGATTACGGATTGGCCAACCGAAGCCAAAAACCCTATCGGTCGCATCAAACATGTACTAGGCGCCCAGGGCGAAAACGATACGGAAATGAATGCCATACTTGCCGAGTATGGGTTCCCACTCTCATTCCCTGCCGAGGTAGAACATGAAGCTGAGGCTATATCTGGTGTTATCTCGGAGCATGAAATAGCTAAAAGACGCGATTTTAGAAACATCACTACGTTTACTATCGACCCTTTTGATGCCAAGGATTTTGATGACGCGCTATCATTCAAACAATTAGACAATGGTAATTATGAAGTAGGTGTGCACATCGCGGATGTATCACACTACATTGCACCTGACTCTGCTTTAGATAAAGAGGCTCTGGAACGCGCAACTTCAGTTTACCTGGTTGACAGGGTAATACCTATGCTCCCCGAACGTTTATCAAACGGATTGTGTTCTTTACGACCCAAAGAAGAAAAGCTATGCTTTTCGGCAGTGTTTGAACTCGATGAAAACGCCTACGTTATTAATGAATGGTACGGCAAAACTGTGATCTACTCCGACAGGCGCTTTACTTACGAGGAAGTACAGGAAGTGATCGAAAATAAAGCCGGCGAGTTTGTAGATGAAATTTTAAAACTCAATGCCTTAGCATATAAACTCCGTGAGCGCAAATTTAAAAATGGGGCCATTAGTTTTGAGGCTACCGAGATTAAATTTAAGCTGGATGAACATGGTAAACCAACCGGCGTTTATGTAAAAGAACGAAAAGATGCCCACAAACTTATTGAAGATTTCATGCTTTTGGCTAACCGTAAAGTAGCCGAACATGTAAGCAAAATGGGTAAAGGCAAACACAAATACACTTTTGTATACCGTGCACACGATTCTCCAAAACCTGATGCGCTGGCGAATTTCGCGCAATTTGCAGCACGTTTTGGCTATAAAGTAAATACAAAATCAGACAAGGAAACGGCCAAATCGCTCAACTTTCTGATGGAAGATGTGGAAGGTAAAAAAGAGCAGAACGTGCTTACTCAATTGGCTATCCGGTCGATGGCTAAGGCTATATATACCACTAAAACCAGTAGCCATTATGGACTGGCGTTTGATCATTATACGCACTTTACCTCTCCCATCCGTCGCTATCCAGACGTGATGGTGCACCGGCTTTTGTTTCATTATTTGAACGGTGGTCAATCGGCCAATGCCGAACATTATGAGAAACTATGTTCGCATAGCTCACAAATGGAGAAAAAAGCTGCCGACGCTGAACGCGCCTCCATAAAATACAAACAGGCCGAATACCTGAAAGACCAGGTGGGCAATATGTTTACCGGTATTATATCGGGTGTTACCGAGTGGGGTATGTATGTGGAGATCATCGAAAATAAATGTGAGGGTATGATCCGTTTACGCGATATATCTGACGATTTTTATACTTTGGATGAGAAAAATTACGCCATCATCGGTCAGCGTAAAAAGAAAATATACCAGCTTGGCGACGAGGTACAGATCAGGGTGAAAAACGTAGATCTTACCAAAAAACAAATTGACTTTTCATTAGTACAAGATTAG